From the genome of candidate division WWE3 bacterium:
GAATATTAACGGTAATTGCCTTGTTACTATTTAAAACGCTAGAAAGCATAGCAACCCCTTGTTCCGTAAACACCCGTGGTTGCTTCCTGCGACCGCCCCAGCCTAAACTTGAAGTCACAAATTGTGACTTCAAGTTGTGAATTTCCTTTTGTGACAGCTTAAACATGAAGTCGACAGGGAACCTTTTTTGGTTTCTGTCGACCGCTTGATTCAATACTTTAGTTTCAACGCCGTATAAAACAGCCAGATCTCGATCCAGAATTACCCTTTGGTTTCTTATAATAAGAATTTTCGAAATTACCTGTTCTTGTACGACTTTTAAAACTTTTCTCTTAGTCATAAATCCCTAATTTGGTGCCACAATTTGTGGTATCAAACATTCTAAAGCCCCAGTTCAGCCGAAATCTCCTGCATTGCTGGCAGACAAATCTTTACGAACTCTTCTAAAGATAAATTTAACTTTTGACACTCCGCAATATTTTCCCGCTTGGCCCCTTTAGCGAAACTTTTTTCTTTAAAACGGCGCAGGACCATTTCGGCAGTCACTTCCGGCAATTTCCCAGTCATTTTCTGGTTCGCCCAAATGCTCGGCCAAAGCCTTCATCACCACTCCCGAAGCTAGGCAGTGCTTAAGCATGTTCTGATTGGTGAGATTTTCTTTAAGAATAACGACGGCTTCAGGTTTAGTCATAAAATCGATTGAAACGGTCACTTCGTTCGCTACCAAATCTAGTCGATTTGTAGGGGCGGACCTGCGTGTCCGCCCTCAATCCGATTTGGGTGAGGGTCGACACATAGGTCGACCCCTACATTTTTTTAGAGCTTCTCGAATTCTACCTTCCTAGCTTTTTTTACGGCTTCTTTATCTTCTAATAGCTCTCCTTTGTATAGTTTGTACAACAACGGAAAACTGCCACAGGAGTCGCACGTGCCCCAGTTACAGTGACCTTGTTTGGATGATAAATCACGACACATTTTTATCTCTGCTTCATAAGTGGCTTTTGATATTTTTGGTGCTTTCATTACGATGTCACCTCTTCTGATTGCTCAGGGTAAAATGCTGGAAGATCAACGGTAATATACTCAAAGTCACCTTCGACCGCGAATATACATTCTGTGGGAATAAATATCACATCGTCAACAGTAACCTCAAAAACTTCCGCTTCCGTGAAGACCTTGCCAGAACCTCTCGTCACTAACATCACAAATTGACAAACATGTTCTAGTAAAAACTTACTGCTTTCCTCCGGACTGCGACCTTTGATAACCATCTTCGCAATATCAAAATCATTAGTCGGTGTCGGATATTTATAAATAACTTTAGTTCCTAAATCTATTTTATTTGTTTCGTTAAATGTGTATTTTGTTGGTTTCATAACTTATTAACCAGGTGCTGGTTTTGCAGGCAAAACCCCTACGATTTATCGTCTTCTCTAGTTTCTTTTGGTTTTAAAGTTGGAAAGGCAATAACTTCCTTAATGGCCCATGTATCGGTAAGGAACATCGCGAGTCGATCAACCCCAAAGCCAATGCCACCAAGAGGCGGGCAGCCGTACTCTAATGCTTCGATAAAGTCTTCATCCAGTGGCATTGCCTCAGCATCGCCGGCTTTCATGTTTTTCTGCTCGTTCTCAAACCGAGAACGTTGCTCTATTCCCGATACAATTTCACTCCAACCATCAAATACTTCTACTCCACCCAGATAACCTTCAAATCGCTCCGCCCGACCAGCTTTAGAGCGATGCTCGTGTGAAAGTGGCGAGACTGCGATGGGGTAATCAATCGCCCAAGTAGGCTCTACAAGTTTCCCAGTCACTTCATGATCGAAAATAGCGAACAGCGCCTTATCACGACTCCAAGTACCTCGGACCTCCACATTTAATTTTTCTTGGAGAGTTTTAACCTCTGCTTCAGTAATTGATACCCAATCAATCCCCAAATGTTCTTTAACCAGCTCATCAACCGTTTTTCGAGCCCACTTGCCACCAATTTCTACTGCCGCACCTTTAATATTAATTTTGGTAGTGCCTAGAATCGTCTTTGCTAGGTGTTTAAGTAGCGCTTCTGCTAAATCCATCACTCGCTGGTAATCAGCGTAAGCCTCGTACCATTCCAGCATTGTAAACTCTGGCGAGTGACTGTGGTCTATTCCCTCGTTTCTAAAATTGCGGGCAATTTCAAAAACTCGTTCGTAGCCGCCAATTGATAGTCGCTTTAAATATAGTTCCGGAGCAACCCGGAGATAAAAATCTTTGCCCAGGGCGTTAAAGTGGGTCGTAAAAGGCTTGG
Proteins encoded in this window:
- a CDS encoding ORF6N domain-containing protein; its protein translation is MTKRKVLKVVQEQVISKILIIRNQRVILDRDLAVLYGVETKVLNQAVDRNQKRFPVDFMFKLSQKEIHNLKSQFVTSSLGWGGRRKQPRVFTEQGVAMLSSVLNSNKAITVNIQIMRAFTKLREILLTHEDLRKKIEEMENKYDQQFQDVFETIRRLISVESKPKKLIGFKTKDRLLDSGSSPE
- the lysS gene encoding lysine--tRNA ligase, producing MEQPIDNLRSERLAKLQKIKDLGINPYPSEPVKGVAIATIRDLENGRPKPGDFDVSGRVLGYRGHGKLIFLDLRDESGQIQLCLKADKIPADLFELVKLLDVGDFIHAHGSLFITTAGELSILVTELKLLNKSIRPLPPEHFGLKDTEERYRRRYLDLIINKDAKKILDIRWQMEKEIRKFLWDQKFTEVETPVLQSLYGGTNAKPFTTHFNALGKDFYLRVAPELYLKRLSIGGYERVFEIARNFRNEGIDHSHSPEFTMLEWYEAYADYQRVMDLAEALLKHLAKTILGTTKINIKGAAVEIGGKWARKTVDELVKEHLGIDWVSITEAEVKTLQEKLNVEVRGTWSRDKALFAIFDHEVTGKLVEPTWAIDYPIAVSPLSHEHRSKAGRAERFEGYLGGVEVFDGWSEIVSGIEQRSRFENEQKNMKAGDAEAMPLDEDFIEALEYGCPPLGGIGFGVDRLAMFLTDTWAIKEVIAFPTLKPKETREDDKS